Below is a window of Halarcobacter anaerophilus DNA.
AGACGGAACAATAGAAAAAGAATCAATCCAAAGTGCGGCAGGAGCAAAAAGCGCAAATGGAATTGCTCTTCAAAATTTTGTTGACCTAATAAGAAATTCAGGTTTTATACCGGTTGAAAGAGATTCCGTTTACAATGAAATAAAAGTTTGGTAAAAGCTGTAAAAGCTTTTATCTTATATAGTAAACTTATTTCCTAAAGCAGAATAAATAACTCTTTTACCGTAAAAATCTTCAACTTCTTTATCCTCAAACGAAGCTCTATGTACAAAATCTGCATACTTAGAAGAGTGATGAATATAATCATCTTTTAACTTTTTATAAATTTCATCACCGCTTTTAAACTCCCCTTTTTCTTTTAAAGTTTCATAGGTTTTAGTTAAAACATCATCTTTTTTAAAAGAGTAAGAAGTTAAAGAAGAGAAAGGTACTATTTCTAAATCATCTTTTTTACCTAACTCTTTACCTTGTGTCATATCTTTGTAAATAGCTCTTTCATACATGATTTTAAGTGTTACATATTCGTATTTGTTTAAAACCTCTTTTTTATGCATATATAAATATAAAACAGGTTTTGGAAAAGATGTTCCAAAATATGAAGGTGTAACTTCAGGTATAATGCAATAGTAAAAGCCATCTTCATCATTCTCTTTTATTTCACTTTTTAATTTTACTTTTTGTATGTTGTTAGTGTTTAACCAATTGTACTTGTCATTCCAAGCTATTATAGAGTCTTTTATCTCTTCAGGAATTTCATCATAGTTTTTTACATATTTTTTAGTTAATAAAATAGTTTCACTTGAAGAGTTATACCCTCCTCCAATATCTGAATGTGCTCCGGGAAGAAAATACTCTTCAAACTTTTTACCCTGGCTAGGAGAGGATCCTTTAATTTTATGATACTCTTTATTTATCTCTTCAAAAATTGAGTAGGCATCAAAATTAAATCTATATTCATCTTTTGCCATTAAGTGGACTACTTGTCCTATCTTTTCATCATTTTTATCTTTAAAAAAGTTTAGATTTAGATTTTCAAAATCATTTGACTGTTTTATACCGTAATGTGGAACCGTATCATAAAGTCCTGTAAATCTAAAAGAGAGGGAGTCTATTGTAACAGTACTTCCGTAATAAGGATTTTTAATTCTACTTCTGCCTGAACCGTAATATTTTTTTTCTGTATTAAGTGGATTAAAATATCTTTTTCCATCAATATAAACAATACCGTTCTCTCCAAAAAAAGAAGTAAAGATATTTTTATCATTTTTCATTTTTATACTATACTTTTTATTTCCTTTTTCTAAAACTTCTGAGTCTTTTAAAATTGAACAAACAAAATGTCTAGCGGTTGCCGCTCCTCTACTAAATCCAAATACATCAAAAACCAGTTCATCAATATACTTTACATTTGAAGCTCTTAGTTGCTCTGATATTTTTATACAAGCATATATAATATGAGCTTTTATTCCTGTTTTATCCGTAGTAAAAAGTTTTTCTCCGCCTAAACCTGAACCAAAAAGGTTTGAATCTTCTTTATAACCTTCTTGAATAAAAGGGTTATTGGTTCCTGCTCCGCTTTCATAGAGTTTAAATCTTGTTGCTGCAAGTCTGTTTTTACTCTTTTTTACATCGGCTCCATCATACAGATTATAAAGTCTGCTGATATTTGATTCACCGTTTATAAAACTGCTATCTTTTGCATCATCAGCTAAAATATTCTCTCTTACATATTTTTCTCTGTTTTCTTCTTCACTACTGTTTATCTCTTTTTTAACATCTATTAAATAATCAAACACTTTTTTTGCATGTTTTGCTTTTGTGCTTTCTAAGATCTCTTTTTCTTCTACTTCTAGATTTGAGCTTTTATCAAAATATCTTATCTCTTTTTCAGCTTTATTCATTTGTGAAAGTAAAAGAATTATTATTTGGTCATTTAATTGGGGATTTGGTTCTGATACTATATATTCTTGGATACTTGTATAGTCATAAATTGCATTTTTGGGTTCAAAAAAGAAGTTTCTATTTTCTTCAATATATTCAGCAGGTTCTTTTAAAAACTCCGTAAAGTTTCTATAAAAGTTTATATTATAGATATTATTTTTTGTGCCATCAAAAAACACTCCATACTCTACTACTAATTCAGGCATAAAAGAGGCTGTAATATTCTCTTCATAATAGCTTAGCTCCAACTCTTGTGTTTTTGAATCTTTTTTTATATTATATACATAAGGCATAGAGACTATAATATAGGCATCCTCTTTTTCTAAAGAGTTTCTTTTTTCATCTTCTAAAATTTTTTGGCTACTATCTCTGTTAAAAGTCAAAACTCCTATACTTTTTCTCTCTTCTTTTATTTTTAAACTATCTTCTAATTTTTGATTATAAGCGTGGGTATAATTTTTAACTTTTAATATACTTCCGTATGAACTTGCATTATATAAATTTAAAGAAGTTAATTTTACTAACTTTTTATCCACTGCTATCTCTTGCAAGGCATTTAAATGATTTAAAATTAAGTTTTTACTCTCTTGTTCTACTGCTTTTATTAGATGCTCTTTATATTTTTCTTTTACTGTTTTTAAAATTTTTTCTCTATCTTCTTCTTTATTATTTAATTTTAAACTCTCTTTATTACTAATTATTATATAAGCGGTTCTAGTTCTAAGGCTTGCACTAAATCCATGTATCTCTTCTCCTGTCTCTTTTACTGAGTATCTATATAAATGTATCCCTTCATCTTCTTTAAAAAAAGCTTTTCCTATGGTTATATCATTACTACTCATATATTACTCCTAACTCTTTTAATCTATTTATTGCATTATATTTTGCATTTGTTTTAACTGCTTTTTTATACCAATATATTGCCTTGTTTTTATTTTTTAAATAATCCTGGTAAGTCAAACCTAAATTATATGCTGCTTTTTTATTCCCTTTTTCATAAGCTAATTCATACCATTTTATAGATTTTTCATACTCCTTATTACTTGTATATACATTTGCAACACTAGCAAGACAAGAGATACAATTTAACTCTTCATACCCTTTATTAAACCAATATATAGCCTTTTTATAATCTTTTAAAACTTCCCAATATATAAAGCCCAGTCTATTAGCAGATGCTTCACTTTTTAGTTCAAACCCTTTTTTATACCACTCTATTGCTTTTTCATAATTTTTTAAATCTTCTTCATAATGTGCACCCATTGCCCCAGCACATAAACCAGAACCTAATTCATAACCTTTTTGAAAATATTCTTCTACTTTTTTTAAATCTTTAAATTGTTTCTCTTTCCCATAAAAAACCCCCAAACTATGATATGCTTCTAATTCTCCCAACTTCGCAGCATCTTCAAATGTTTTTATAGCCTTTTCATAATTCTTCTGTTTTCTATATATATGTCCCATTGCCAAAAGAGAATAGGTATCTCCCATCTCAAAAGATTTCTCATACCATTTTAATGCCTCTTTATAAGCAAATTTTTTATCATAAATTACCCCTAGATTATGTGCTGCTTTTGCTTCACCGTTATTTGCGGCTATTGTGTAATACTCTATTGCTTTTTCTTTATTATTTAAAAAGTTTGAATATAAGCTTCCTAATTGAGTATAAGATTCTATATTCCCTTTATCTTTGCCTTTATTAAAATACTCTTTTGCTTTTTTATAATCTTTTTCTCTCATATAATACAAACCTACGCAGTTGTACCCTTGTATCTCATTATTTTCTATTAATTTTTTATAAGCATTTAAATCTTTATTTGTGTAGGTTTTTTTATTACATTGTTCTAGATTATAGGTGCTTTTTTTTAGTTCAACTTTTTCGTTTGAACATGAGGTAAATAATAGTATGATTAAAGCTAGGAATAAAAGAGTTCTAGTTCTAAGGCTTGCACTAAATCCATGTATCTCTTCTCCTGTCTCTTTTACTGAGTATCTATATAAATGTATCCCTTCATCTTCTTTAAAAAAGGCTTTTCCTATGGTTATATCATTACTACTCATATATTACTCCTAATTTTTTAAGATGATATTTTGCATCATATTTAGAACCACTTTTAAGTGATTTCTTATACCATTTTATTGCATTCTCTTTATCTTTTAAATCATTCTCATATAAATATCCAAGGGCATATGCTGAATCGGGATAACCTTGATTATATCCTTTTAAAAACCATTCTATAGCTTTTTTATAATCTTTTAAATCTTGATAATTTAAACCGACACTAAAAGCACAATCCAAACAATTAAGTCTTTCAAAACCTTTTTTATACCACTCTATTGATTTATCATAATCTTTTAAAATAGTTTTATATAAAAGTCCTAATCTCGTAATTGATTCTTTACTTCCAAGTTCAAACCCTTTTTTATACCACTCTATTGCCTTATCATAATCTTTTAAATCTTCTTCATATCCTTGTCCAATAGCTCCTGCACATTTTCCTAATCCCATCTCATAACATTTAATGAAATAATCATAAGACTTCTTTTTATCTCTAAAAGCTTTCTCTTTATCATAAAATATACCTAAATTAAAATATCCTCTTGTATCTCCCAACTTCGCAGCATCTTCAAATGTTTTTATAGCCTTTTCATAATTCTTCTGTTTTCTATATATATGCCCCATTGCCAAAAGAGAATAAGTATCACCAGCATTAAAAGATTTCTCATACCATTTTAATGCCTCTTTATATGCAAATCTTTTATCATAAATTACCCCTAGATTATGTGCTGCCTTTGCTTCACCGTTATTTGCGGCTATTGTGTAATACTCTATTGCTTTTTCTTTATCATTTAAAAAGTTTGAATATAAGCTTCCTAATTGAGTGTAGGATTCTATATTCCCTTTATCTTTACCTTTATTAAAATACTCTTTTGCTTTTTTATAATCTTTTTCTCTCATATAATACAAACCTACGCAGTTGTACCCTTGTATCTCATTATTTTCTATTAATTTTTTATAAGCATTTAAATCTTCTATTGTATATACAGGTTTATTACATTGTTTTATATCGTAATTACTTTTTTTTAATTCTGTCTTTTCATTTGTGCAAGAGGTAAATACAACTATAAGCAAGGCTAAAGATAAAAACTTTTTTATCTGTTTCATTTATATCCTTTGATAATATTTAAAGATATAAATTTTACTTAAAATTATATTTGAATATGTTTATATGTTATATTAATAGTTAAGAAGAGAACTTTTATTTTGGTTGATGAAATTGAACGGTAAATTCAACTTCAATTCCCGCATCTGTTTTTGTAAAGCTAATTGGGTAGGTTATATTTATAGAGTATAGTTCGTTATTTAACTTATCGATAATATCAAAAAATTCTAAAGGTTTTTGAACTACTATATTTACTAAATAATTGAAAGTTATAACTTCTGATTTGAAACTGCTTTTAAAAGTGACTGTTGCATTTTCGGGGAAAAGTATTTTCATCTGTTCAGTTACTCTAATAATAGGCATAAATTCATTTTCTATATATGAATCTTTATAATCTTTAAAATTTACAATCTGTTTCTTTTTAAAATCTTCCGCTTTAAGCGTTGCTTCTAAAATTGCATCTTTACTTTTGATAAACTCTATTTCCGCTTTATTATAAGATTTTAAAAGTCCAGGTTGCAGCACTTTTATAAAGGTATCTTTATTTAAAAGATTTATATCCATTGATAAACTATTTTTATCCAGATCTAACTCTTTTAAAACCACATCATAAGGTATGATTTCCAAAGCATTTAAAATATTTAACTCTATTTGTTTATTCTTTTCTATATGATTAGGCAAATCAACTTTTCTTTCTACTTTTTTAACAACAGTTGTTTTCTTATCCTCTTTTTTTAGAAGTTTCTCTATTTTAGGCATAAAAAGATAAGCTATTGCCGCTAATAAAACTATTATTATAGAGATTAAAATCGCATTTTTTAATCTGTTATTTGCTTTTTTTCTAGGTTTTATAAAACTTTTATGATGTTTGTGAGGATCTTTTGATAACTCAAACAGCTCCTCATCGACAGAGATTGGATGATAAGTCATATCAATCATAAAATCTTTACTCATTTGCTCAATTTGAGTTTCTGATAAAAGTTTCAAATTATAAAGCAGTGAAATTTTTTCTATAAAAAGATTTTTTGTTATAGAGTAAAACTCTTCAATAGTTTTTTTAATAGTCTCATGCAACTCTAAAGCATAAACCTCATCAAAAAGCTTTTGCCCTAAAACTTCATTTTCATAAAAATCACTCTTTTTTATCTCTTCAAAAGGAGTCAAATCAATTTTTTTATTATATACAATCTCAGAGTTTGAATTAAGAATTACGCAAAAGGCTTGATTATTAAAAAGTAAAATAACAAGATTATTATTACAAGGATTTTTTTCTATATGAAGATTTAAAATATGGTATGCGGAAAAGATATAATCAATTCCCGATTTTTCAAAATAGTTTCTTGTCTCAAAAAGCGTATTTTTTGAAACGGCAATATTATATTGTTCATTTAAAACCGCAATTTCACAATCTTTTGGTTTGGGTTGATTTTTTCTAAGAAGTTTTGTATCGTCTTGAATCAAAAGAGTAGAAATATAAGTATTATCGACTTCCATTTGATTAGCAACAAGCTTTGAAGCAATATCTCTTCCCATTATCTCGTCGTAAGCAAGAAAAGTAGAAGCATTTGTCTCTATAATATCATTATTACAAAGTTTCTTATAATTGATTTTAAGTTGCGTTTTGTATTTTATGGCATTAATGTACAAATACTCTTTTGAAAACATCTTAAATTAAAACCTTATTTCATTGCATTTAAAAGCATTTTATCTTGAATCAACTCTTTTGCCTCTTTTTGTTCCAAAGAGCTTATATCCAAAGGTTCTTGAATAAAAAACTCCAATTTTCCAAAAGGCTTGGGAACAATAAACTTATCCCAAGAATTAAATTGCCAATATTTAGTCGGTCTACAGTTAAATATGAGTATTCTAGCATTTGTTTTCTGTGAAATAGCTACAATTCCATCTGCAACGGAATGTCTTGGACCTTTTGGTCCGTCAGGTGTAATTGCAATATCATATCCGGCTTTTAACTCTTTAATTGCTCCGATTAAAGCTTTCGCTCCTCCTCTTGTACTTGATCCCCTAATAGAATCAATTCCTAAATACTCAACCGTACGGGTAATAGCTTCACCGTCTTTGTGCTCACTTATCATGGCACTTACTTTTCCCTTGGGTCTTATTCTTTTATAGTTAAAAGGTTGCATCAAAAGTTCTCCGTGCCAAAAAGCGACTATAAAAGGCTCTTTAGAGTCAATTTTTGGATGATGAAAAACTTTTTTGCTGCTTATATAGATAAATCTAACAAAAAGCTGCATTATAAAAGGAACAACTTTCGTAACTAAAAAAAGTTTCATTTATCTACCACTTCACCTTTTAGGGCAGTTCTTGTAGCATTTGTAACTTTTACGTCTACAAATCTTCCAAGAAGTTCATCGCTTCCTTTTACAAAAACCTGACAATAGTTATCCGTAAAACCTGCAACTTCACCGTTTGGTTTTAAACTCTCAAATAAAACGGTTACGGTTTTCCCTACATTTTTATCCATTAATTCGCTTTGATGCTGTTTATGAAGTTCAATTACTTCCATAAGTCTTTTTGTACCTATTTCATCGGCAATTTCCAAATCTTTTAGCTTCAATGCTGCCGTATTTGGTCTAGGAGAGTATTTGAAGTTAAAAATTTGGT
It encodes the following:
- a CDS encoding tetratricopeptide repeat protein, with product MSSNDITIGKAFFKEDEGIHLYRYSVKETGEEIHGFSASLRTRTLLFLALIILLFTSCSNEKVELKKSTYNLEQCNKKTYTNKDLNAYKKLIENNEIQGYNCVGLYYMREKDYKKAKEYFNKGKDKGNIESYTQLGSLYSNFLNNKEKAIEYYTIAANNGEAKAAHNLGVIYDKKFAYKEALKWYEKSFEMGDTYSLLAMGHIYRKQKNYEKAIKTFEDAAKLGELEAYHSLGVFYGKEKQFKDLKKVEEYFQKGYELGSGLCAGAMGAHYEEDLKNYEKAIEWYKKGFELKSEASANRLGFIYWEVLKDYKKAIYWFNKGYEELNCISCLASVANVYTSNKEYEKSIKWYELAYEKGNKKAAYNLGLTYQDYLKNKNKAIYWYKKAVKTNAKYNAINRLKELGVIYE
- a CDS encoding tetratricopeptide repeat protein, which translates into the protein MKQIKKFLSLALLIVVFTSCTNEKTELKKSNYDIKQCNKPVYTIEDLNAYKKLIENNEIQGYNCVGLYYMREKDYKKAKEYFNKGKDKGNIESYTQLGSLYSNFLNDKEKAIEYYTIAANNGEAKAAHNLGVIYDKRFAYKEALKWYEKSFNAGDTYSLLAMGHIYRKQKNYEKAIKTFEDAAKLGDTRGYFNLGIFYDKEKAFRDKKKSYDYFIKCYEMGLGKCAGAIGQGYEEDLKDYDKAIEWYKKGFELGSKESITRLGLLYKTILKDYDKSIEWYKKGFERLNCLDCAFSVGLNYQDLKDYKKAIEWFLKGYNQGYPDSAYALGYLYENDLKDKENAIKWYKKSLKSGSKYDAKYHLKKLGVIYE
- a CDS encoding T6SS phospholipase effector Tle1-like catalytic domain-containing protein; this encodes MSSNDITIGKAFFKEDEGIHLYRYSVKETGEEIHGFSASLRTRTAYIIISNKESLKLNNKEEDREKILKTVKEKYKEHLIKAVEQESKNLILNHLNALQEIAVDKKLVKLTSLNLYNASSYGSILKVKNYTHAYNQKLEDSLKIKEERKSIGVLTFNRDSSQKILEDEKRNSLEKEDAYIIVSMPYVYNIKKDSKTQELELSYYEENITASFMPELVVEYGVFFDGTKNNIYNINFYRNFTEFLKEPAEYIEENRNFFFEPKNAIYDYTSIQEYIVSEPNPQLNDQIIILLLSQMNKAEKEIRYFDKSSNLEVEEKEILESTKAKHAKKVFDYLIDVKKEINSSEEENREKYVRENILADDAKDSSFINGESNISRLYNLYDGADVKKSKNRLAATRFKLYESGAGTNNPFIQEGYKEDSNLFGSGLGGEKLFTTDKTGIKAHIIYACIKISEQLRASNVKYIDELVFDVFGFSRGAATARHFVCSILKDSEVLEKGNKKYSIKMKNDKNIFTSFFGENGIVYIDGKRYFNPLNTEKKYYGSGRSRIKNPYYGSTVTIDSLSFRFTGLYDTVPHYGIKQSNDFENLNLNFFKDKNDEKIGQVVHLMAKDEYRFNFDAYSIFEEINKEYHKIKGSSPSQGKKFEEYFLPGAHSDIGGGYNSSSETILLTKKYVKNYDEIPEEIKDSIIAWNDKYNWLNTNNIQKVKLKSEIKENDEDGFYYCIIPEVTPSYFGTSFPKPVLYLYMHKKEVLNKYEYVTLKIMYERAIYKDMTQGKELGKKDDLEIVPFSSLTSYSFKKDDVLTKTYETLKEKGEFKSGDEIYKKLKDDYIHHSSKYADFVHRASFEDKEVEDFYGKRVIYSALGNKFTI
- a CDS encoding lysophospholipid acyltransferase family protein produces the protein MKLFLVTKVVPFIMQLFVRFIYISSKKVFHHPKIDSKEPFIVAFWHGELLMQPFNYKRIRPKGKVSAMISEHKDGEAITRTVEYLGIDSIRGSSTRGGAKALIGAIKELKAGYDIAITPDGPKGPRHSVADGIVAISQKTNARILIFNCRPTKYWQFNSWDKFIVPKPFGKLEFFIQEPLDISSLEQKEAKELIQDKMLLNAMK